AACAGAGTATTATGATGGAAAAACGAAGAGGTATGTTGATTTTCCAATCACCGATATCTTGCAAATGATGGGTCGTGCCGGGCGTCCACAGTATGATCAACATGGAAAAGCAGTTATCCTCGTCCATGAGCCCAAGAAAAGCTTCTacaaaaaggtgaaaaaaagcTGATTTGTTATTGCTTCTCTGTTCTTTTCAGAGCTGAAATACCCTACTATGCTTGTCTTTGCAGTTTCTCTATGAGCCATTCCCGGTTGAAAGCAGTCTACGAGAGCAATTGCATGATCATATCAATGCAGAGATTGTTTCCCGCACAATTTGCCATAAGGAGGATGCAGTTCATTACCTTACTTGGACTTACTTGTTCCGAAGACTGGTAAATCCTTAGCCACCTCCAGAAGCTTGATTTAGCGACTATCTGGCCTTGGATATTTTCTTGCATAAAGTAATGAATATTGACATATGAGCAACTTAACatgtaaattgttggaaaaagGGAATTTGAAAAGTTCTCATATCCTGCATTTTAATGCTTTGACATCTGGAGTTCTCCAAATTATGAGAGTTGTTTAAGTTTCATTAAATGCAGAACTAAGATTCTTCTATAATGCTTCTATTGATTTAGCTCATTGAATAAGACTAGAAGTGATTCTTATCTGCAATAAGATACCGTGGAATAATCCTCCAATTTGATAAAAGCAATAGGTACTTTCTTTTTATATTAGTTGTCACTTGCAGAATTTCTTTCTGGCATCAATTGCATAATATAAAGCCTTTGCCTTTTTGTCATTTACAATAATGAAACAGGGTATCATAAGCTTTTTCCTGGGCTAGTGATGGTATTATGAGccttattttttccttccgGTGGTAAAACCCTAATGTGCTTATGTACTGGAAAATGGGGCTTTTGCTTTTCTATGGCTTTAAGAAATTGACTGTTCATTTCGTTTCAATCAAGCCTTTGGTGGGCACTGCTGCTTACAGGTAGTTTCTATGGTGGTTTGATCCATCTGACCTCTGTATAGTCAAAACTTAATTCTCTCGAATCATGGAATTAAGATTATGAACTGTCTTCCACCCATCAAGTTAAGGGACTCTAAATCTTATACGATGGCTTTTCTTTTCTACCCTGATTATCGCAGTTCTTCATGCATTTTTTTGATGCTGTGTAGATTTAGGGATGGCAATTTCTTTCTTCCTATGCCTTATCGGATTGAGTCTTGAATTTATCTGAGTAGCACATCCAAATGGCATAGTCTCTTCCGTGTTTCACTTGCAAGTTCTGGAAACTAAGGTATTTCCTGATTTGCTTTAGTTCTAATGGGGTCGTCTTTCTCTCAGACGGTTAATCCTGCTTACTATGGGCTAGATGAGACAGATCCCGAAACTCTCAGTTCTTACGTGTCGAGGTAATCTTTGGATTGTGGAGTTCATTTACTATCCTGACACTTCTAAACCTCTTTTTCTAGTAAATTACTATTAGCAATCCTTTTACAAAGTTAGCTGGTGGTTGTCGTCTTCTAGGTTAGTACAAAATACTTTGGAAGATCTTGAGGATAGTGGATGCATCAAGATGAATGAAGACAGTGTTGAACCAATGATGCTGGGATCAATTGCATCTCAATATTATCTCAGCTACTTGACTGTATCAATGTTTGGGTCCAATATAGGACCGGATACGTCACTTGAAGTGAGGAGCCAATTCCAATATTGTAGACTGTGAGGTCTTAATTGGTCTACTTTTGTGGCCACTTACACTGTTTCTCACTGCAGGTGTTTTTGCACATATTGTCGGGTGCTTCAGAATACAATGAGCTTCCTGTTCGGCATAACGAGGTAATTGCAAAAATAGATTAGTTGATGTCACCTGTGATGATTCTGCTCTCCCATGAGCTGTATTTCTAAGCCATGTTTTAGTTCTCCGATCGTTACTTTTTCCACTCATTTCAGTAACGACTACGATTCAATTCCTTGGGACTTATAGTTACACCCAAAACCCCCAAAATGTTACAGTAGCAAATTCCTATTCAGATTCTGTATCCTTGCTATCTAGATGTTTATCAGATTCTTAACACGAATTCCACAAAAATAACCTCTAAGATGATTCTGATAGTCCTATACATTGTGTAGCCTATTATGCACAGTAGATATTACTCCGGCATGAACCTGCTGCTCTGTTTTATGCTTTTCTCAAGAATTCGATAGTTGTGATTTGCTTCTGTTTGCCGTCACTTAATCCAAGATGTGTTTTGAGTCCGCTATCACCAGGTTATGATACCTACCTACAGCTTCTATTGAAACCAAACTCACAAGCATATGCTGGGAATTTATGTGTTTGCAGCTGTAAAAGAAATAACAGTAGTCATGTggcattattttatttgttgatAGGAGGTAtttcaactttcttttcttaGCTTTCCTGCTTTTCATAGCTTTCCTGAGTAGTCATGTggcattattttatttgttgatAGGAGGTAtttcaactttcttttcttaGCTTTCCTGCTTTTCATAGATTTCCTGGTTTTTATTTCATAGATATTCTTGACCAGTTGCGGGATGTTTTCGTCTAGGTTGCTCATTGTATACTTTGGGTATTAGTCACTATCGAATAAGCTTCTTTAAAGGGAACATCCCTTCTTGGTGAGTTCATGCTTTTCCTGGGTTTACATTTAAGATGAGAGACCTTTGAAGACATAATTCACAATGAAGGGAAAGACTGGGTCCAATGAGACTGTATTTATGGTTGATGAAGATAATCATGCACTTTCGTTCTTTCTACACTGAATTTCATAAAGAGGTCTACCTCATGGCATCACCACTTGTCTCCTCTTTCCTTTTGCTGAGTAACATGTCATCATTTTTGCTTTGTCACTGCATTTTATCTGTTCTTTTGAAAAGAACAGCTTTTACAAGCTTTTATTCTATTTCAAGTTCTATGAACTTATAAATCACTTGAAACTTGTAAATGATGGTAGTTCCTGATACTTGCTGTCTGATGCAAAGGCTTTGCATTGCATTTACTCCCTTATGTTAAGATTATTCGTGGAGCCTCTCAGCTTTAtattgtttctccttttcttccagGAGCTTCACAATGCTCAATTGGCTGAGAAAGTCAGGTATAAGATTGATAAGAATCGCCTAGATGATCCCCATGTTAAAGCCAATTTGCTATTCCAGGTTCTTTTGTGTTGCTTTTCCCGgcttgaccaattttttttctgttgtttgttCCACatttatatatgataaatttctTGGGGTTCAGGCACATTTTTCACAGTTAGAGTTACCAGTTAGTGACTATGTGACCGACTTGAAGTCGGTGCTGGATCAGAGTATTCGGATCATACAGGCCATGATAGATATATGTGCAAACAGTGGATGGCTGTCAAGCTCAATTTCTTGCATGCAACTTCTGCAAATGGTTATGCAGGTATGGATTTTTGCACGTAGATCAATTTCAACCATACATGAGACTATGTGAAGTGTTTATTTGTTCCAAAATATGATCTATTTATGCAGTTGATTTATTATTGATCCTTCCTGTCTCTCACTAAAATTCTTGAACTCATTTAGGGCTTGTGGTTTGATGAAGACTCTTCGTTAAGGATGTTGCCCAGTATGAATGATACTCTCGAGGATACCCTTCGAAGAAGAGGAATTGCAACTCTTCAGCAACTACTGGACATTCCGAAGTCATCCCTGCCGAGCATAATTGGAGATTCTCGCTCTCCAAGATTGTTGCAGGTATAGAATATTCTGGAAAAAATTTTCGCATGGTTGGAAGTGTTTCTTCTGCAAACTTTCGAGTTTGCATACTCTTCTGGCACCACTTCTTAGGGCAACGAATGTTCTAATTGTCGTTTTGAGTCTGATTAGAATATTATGAAGTTTTACATAATAGCATTTCTGAACATAATAAATCTATGCTTCTGCTAGAAGATACCCACATTAATTAACTTTTTATGTGACCGGCATGTTAAATGTCTTAAGTAACTCAGCCTTCACGTTTAAGCTTTTCAGACATATAACAATAGCGTAAGTGGCTGTGGTAGGTTTTAGAATCATGTATAAGATTGGACAATTTGGCAAACTGTAATTCCAACACGGATGGCAAGACATGAGGTCTATCATGTAAAcaatctgaaaataaaaaagagggaTCTTATCTATCTAGTGCTTGTACCCCTAAGCTTAATTCATGAGGTGATATAGAGATATTGATTCATTTCAATACCCTATGTTTTGACATTGGACTATACATAAATTTACTCCCTCCCTTCCTTTTTCTATCTTGTGTGTTCAGGAACTGGATTATTTTCCAGTAGTCCGGATGAAATTAAGAATTCAGAGGAAGGGCAGCAATGGAGAAAAGTCTCCAACTCTCGATATTAGATTAGAGAAGGTCAATCGGAGGAGAAGCACATCAAGAGCTTTTGCCCCTCGATTTCCGAAGGTATTACGCATCCGATGCTCTGTTAAATACTTTAGGTGAAACAATCTTAATTTGGTttcttgcacaatttttttgACAGGTGAAAGATGAAGCATGGTGGTTGGTACTTGGGAATACCTCGACTTCTGAGTTATATGCATTGAAGAGAGTTTCTTTCACAGGTCACTTAGTGACCCACATGAAGTTGCCCTCAGCACTGACAGATATGCAGGTTCAAATGAATATTCTCCCATCCTAGCCAAACAATTTGTTTCCCATTCTTTTGCTGAAAACTTCTTTCTTTCCGAGTTGATGTTCGGCTGTGTCATTAGTCTTTATATATGGTCCTAAAAGTATAGTATTTTGATCAGATGAAAGGATTACCTGAATATTTGGATGATAAGTATTGCGTGAGATTCGGTATGATAGCACACTTTGGAGGATTAATTGGAGCAATGGTGATATATTCTCGTCTGAAACTTTGTATATTCTGCAAAAAGTCATTTAGTTGTTAGGTAGACATTTTGAGACTACTTTGATCTGTTGATAATTGCCATCAGCCTTTCTTTTGGTCATATTTAGCATTGCGAACTCACCTTGAGCATGTTCAGAAGCTTTTGGTCGTTAGTATTTTGAGTAGGATGAATTGTTATATGTTCAGAAGCTTTTGGTCGTTAGTATTTTGAGTAGGATGAATTGGAAAATACTATGCTGTGAGGATCTAGGAGAGAATTTGCTCTGTTCTTGAATGATCCATTTTTCTGATACTAGGCTATCTTTCGGCTTTATCCCTTATTATCATGGGCAAGCAACAATATTCCTCTTCTCATCCTTGGTTACACTGAAGAGTTCGTGTTGCATATGCTGTAAATCTATTGACTTGCAAAGGCCATTATTCTTCTGATAGGGGGTCAAATTGATACTCATTTCGGACTGTTATCTTGGGTTTGAACAAGAGTACCCCATTGAAGATCTTCCTTTCGGCACATAAAAGTGGACAATGGCTAGACTTGGCATGCTAAGCATCCACGAGGGCATCTGGATTTTCTATGGTAGTGGACAATGGCTAGACTTGGCATGCTAAGCATCCACGAGTGCATCTGGATTTTCTATGGAAAAGGCAGCAATTCTTCTTCGAGGACAGAGCGAAAGATGGAAGGAGCCGAGTATCAGGTGCACTTGCTGATTTGAACGTCTTTTTCTCATCGAGAGTTGTTCACAACGCATAGCTTGTTATTATTTACATGACGAGATTGGTTATTTAAGGGAAACAGTTCTATCAAATAACTTTTGCTTTAAATTATGCAAACTTATTAATAtgtgaaaaaaatcattttcagtaaTATTCTGCCTCCTCTGCTGTGAATCCGGATAAAGTTCCTTTGTAAGAGGGACTTAACGTGCCTTCCTTGAATAATGAATTACTATTCTGCAGGGAGATGAAGGTGACTTTTCGCCATTATATATTGTCCTCTGAAGCTCTCAAAGTACATAGTTCTGTTCCGTGCTTCATTGCAGAAGACGAAGACCTAAGCTTGTCGGTGCGAGTGCTCTTTTTCATGTTCATTCATGATCTTACCTGAAATACGAGATATATGAAAACCAGCAATCTATTGTATGGAAAATTAAGTGAAACGCTCGGGAGGCTGAACTTCAATCAGCCTAAAGTCAATCTTAATATTCTTCGCCTTTGGTAGATAACATTTGATGAGGTAATGTTATTTGATAATATATGATTAATTTCACTACCGGATAAATCAAATGAAGCTTTTGGAATTCCAGACTTGTTTTAGGAGATTGCTTGAGATGTACGAGTCTATGACCGAAGacctagtttgaaattttgatgcaATTTGGTGCTCATGAAGTTATTTCTGTGTGAAAGGCTGAGTAATGGCTGCTTAAGAAAGGTGTGCTCTGGTCTTCAAATTGAGACTCTCGTCTCTGCCATGTCAATTCTGGTGATCCAACGTATGAAATTGGCACGCCAGTGCAGCTTTGAGGCCTCCACGATTTGAGTTCTCAATTACTCTTTTCGGTTATTTATAGATGAGATTTGAGTTCCATTTGCTTTATGCGAAACGAATGATTGGgggaatatttttctaaaaatgattgtttatttCTCTcacgaaattgaaaataaaacaaattcatCGATATGATCTGTTATAATAATGAGGAAcattttttcattggctaattatctCAAGtgatatttgaattaaaaaagaaaaaaaattcaaacatgcATACAATCATTCTAAAAGAACATTTTCTGAACGACACGAATGGAGCATTGTCTTTCCTATAATTTTGCCGACCATCTTTGCTGAGTCACCAGCATAGAGATACGACTTTCGAATGAGATGCAAATTGTTTCTGAAGGACGTAACCTGAATCTGCATTCATGCGAATTTGCTCTCTCAATTTCGTcaaccaaatgtgcaaaaaccgCCGAAGAACGGAGATTCTCTTAACGCTTCAGCTCGAGGCCTTGTACACATGCGAGGCGAGTCTCGGTTTCGGGTGGACCAACAAAGGCTCGGAGCGCTGTAGGGTAAGCCCGTAAGCTTCGTCCATGTTAAGGTTCTCCGCCATTAGCCCGTTGGCCAACTCCCAGTCGAAGGCGTGGGCCAATGTCGCCGTCATGAATTGGACCATCCTCAAGCCCAAGCTCATCCCCGCGCATACCCTCCGCCCGGCCCCGAATGGAATGACCTCGAAATCATTACCCCTGACGTCGACATTGGGCTTCTCACCGCCCGGCAGGAACCTCTCAGGCCGGAACACCAGTGGCTCGGCCCAGGCATCGGGGTCGCGGGCTATGGCCCACACGTTGACTAGCAGCGTGGCGCCTTTGGGGATGTGGTAGCCGTTGATCTCGCAGCTCTCGGCCGCGATCCGTGGGAGGGATAGAGGGGTGGACGGGTGGAGCCGGAATGTTTCCTTGATCACGGCTTGGAGGTACGTCAGGCGGGGTAGGTCGAGCTCGGTAACGAGGCGGTCTCGTCCCACCACGGAGTCGATCTCTTCCTGGACTTGGGCCAGGATTTTGGGGTGCCGGATGAGCTCGGCGATGGCCCATTCTGTGGTGCTAGAGGAAGTGTCGGTACCCGCCGTGAACATGTTCTGCAACGCGGGCAATTTATATTACATGGTATACACCTAATCTAACGATCTAGACATATTACATGAGTACTAtttcctagagagagagagagagagagagagagagagagagagattgtactAGAAGCAAAGCTTTGATTTCAGTATCCGTGAGCTTCCCTCCTTCCTCATCAGCAACATCCTGTAATAAGATCAAAGTACTCAACAAGTCATTGTGCTTGCTCCCGGCATTGCCCATCTTGGCCCTGTGCTCCTCTACGATGGCCGTCAAGAAGGCGTCGAAGCGCTTGTGCAGCCTCTTCATCTTGGCCGCTACTCCTTGGAGGTCGAGCCACTCGAGGGCCGGCACGAAGTCGCCGATGTTGAACACGCCCGCCAGCACCAtcacctccaccaccatcgACTTGAACTCGTCCGCCTTCGGGTCGCCCACGCCGCTACCGTCCCCGAACACCCTCCTCCCCAGCATCACCCGCCCCAGGGCGTTCACCGTGCACACGTTGAGCAGCTGGGCCAGGTTCGCTGGGGCTGAACCCGCGCGCGCCAGCGCTCTAGTGAGTATCGCGACCTCTTCCTGTTACATTGAAATGAATGATGCCAAACGGGCAAAAGGATATAATCAAACTATAGTTTTACGAGGGAATCTAATCTTGGGATAGATTTGATATGAGTTCCAAAGTTCGGGGCGAAAttgaaaaatggacaaaagcTGAGGACTTCTATTGCAATTTgaacttttatatatatatatatattgatcgGAAAACCTCTATTTTGACATCTAGAAGAGAGCGGGTATTTATGTAAAAGTTATGGGTCCCACGGAGCATGAAACATTTACTTATGAGTTAGAAGCTCAATAAACCAATCACCTGCCGAACATGTCTATAATCGTCGAGGGCCTTGCCGGAGAAGAGATGGACAGCGCTTATCTTCCTCAGCATCCGCCACCGCGGTCCGTAGGGCGCGAACACCATGTCCTGGTAATTGTACGCGATGTGCTTCGCCCCGGAGTTGGGCGGCCGGCTCGAGAAGTTGGCGTCGTGGGCCTTCAGGAACTGGGCGGCCACGGAGGCCGACGCTGCCACCACCACGTCGACGAGCCCGAGCCGCAGGCCCAGGAGAGGCCCGTgggcccgggcgagggccgcgatgGAGTGGTGGGGCATGGGGCCGAGGTGGGGCAGGTTCCCGACGAGGGGCCACGGCCTCGGGCCGGGGGGGAGCCGGCGGGCGGGGCGGCTGAGGAGGGAGTAGAGGAAAATGGAGATGGCTATGGTGGCTAGGATGAGGTAGAGGGGCGCCATGGCCTTAGAGAGTTATGTGATTTTAGGATGTTACTTTTAGGAGATTTTATAattggggggtggggtgggttACACAATAGAATTAAGCGAGTGAAATTGGTTTTGGTGCGGGGGTGAGTATTTGGCATTGGAATGTTAGAGAGCACGTGCCTTTGAACGGTTGTTCATTACAATATGACAACCCCACCCTAACCAATTTGAATCAATGCAAACTTTATTATGACCCATGAGTGGTAAGTGAGATATTCAGATGGAAAacgggaaaattatcgaaaagaaTCTTAAATTTATCGTCCTTTTTGCcagtttagtcctaatttttttttttccaattgagtttatttgaccaattttgatcggaaaatcGTTGTCGTGGACGCCGGGCGTCCTGTGTGTGACAGttggcattgacgtggataatttttaaatagcattttttttaatgtttttttcgaatttttattgcttagtttttatttttttttctttaccagcacaaaaaaaaaatgtaaagaaaaaaaggaaaataaaaaaattcaaagaaaaatgttattaaaaattattcacgtcaagcCACCCGTGCCACTTAGAATGGCTAGCATTCACGTCGGCgtttttagccaaaattagccggatagactcgattggcaaaatgtgaaaagatttaagattaaattgacaaa
The genomic region above belongs to Rhodamnia argentea isolate NSW1041297 chromosome 6, ASM2092103v1, whole genome shotgun sequence and contains:
- the LOC115745856 gene encoding flavonoid 3'-monooxygenase-like, with protein sequence MAPLYLILATIAISIFLYSLLSRPARRLPPGPRPWPLVGNLPHLGPMPHHSIAALARAHGPLLGLRLGLVDVVVAASASVAAQFLKAHDANFSSRPPNSGAKHIAYNYQDMVFAPYGPRWRMLRKISAVHLFSGKALDDYRHVRQEEVAILTRALARAGSAPANLAQLLNVCTVNALGRVMLGRRVFGDGSGVGDPKADEFKSMVVEVMVLAGVFNIGDFVPALEWLDLQGVAAKMKRLHKRFDAFLTAIVEEHRAKMGNAGSKHNDLLSTLILLQDVADEEGGKLTDTEIKALLLNMFTAGTDTSSSTTEWAIAELIRHPKILAQVQEEIDSVVGRDRLVTELDLPRLTYLQAVIKETFRLHPSTPLSLPRIAAESCEINGYHIPKGATLLVNVWAIARDPDAWAEPLVFRPERFLPGGEKPNVDVRGNDFEVIPFGAGRRVCAGMSLGLRMVQFMTATLAHAFDWELANGLMAENLNMDEAYGLTLQRSEPLLVHPKPRLASHVYKASS